One genomic region from Sphingobacterium multivorum encodes:
- a CDS encoding Gfo/Idh/MocA family protein codes for MKRKEFIRNTSLLAASALFAQTKVFGFQADTVRVGLIGTNGMGWSNLNAILKVPGVQCTALCDVDENVLKNRAEELKKRNIDVKTYIDYKDLLKANDVDVVIVATPDHWHCMQMVDAVAAGKDVYVEKPIGNSIRECEIMVAAAKKFKRVVQVGQWQRSQQHFRDAMDFVHSGKLGKIRLVKAWAYQGWMKSIPVQADAPVPTGVHYDKWLGPAPKRAFNPNRFHFNFRWYWDYAGGLMTDWGVHMLDYALIGMKVSDPVSVMAAGGKFAYPDDAAETPDSLTTVYEFDGFNVQWEQATGIDLGPYQKTHGVAFIGNNGTLVVNREGWEVIPEKGRMDAVSFQRSQDNGLDKHMVNFVEAVRKKSVEGLHAPIEAGAHIAIFSQMGNIAYRSKKKLFWDKQKRSFNDKDADGYLVKVYHNGYNLPKV; via the coding sequence ATGAAGAGGAAAGAATTTATTCGAAATACGAGTCTGTTGGCGGCATCGGCACTTTTTGCACAGACGAAAGTATTCGGTTTTCAAGCTGATACGGTCCGTGTGGGGCTGATCGGTACCAACGGTATGGGTTGGTCTAATCTGAACGCTATCTTGAAAGTACCAGGCGTGCAGTGTACGGCATTATGTGATGTCGATGAAAATGTTTTGAAGAATCGCGCTGAGGAATTAAAGAAACGCAATATTGATGTGAAGACTTACATCGATTATAAAGATCTTCTGAAAGCAAATGACGTTGATGTTGTTATTGTCGCTACGCCCGATCATTGGCATTGCATGCAAATGGTTGATGCTGTTGCGGCAGGAAAAGATGTATATGTCGAAAAACCGATTGGCAACTCCATTCGGGAATGTGAAATTATGGTTGCAGCTGCTAAAAAGTTTAAACGTGTTGTACAGGTAGGGCAGTGGCAACGAAGCCAACAACATTTTAGAGATGCGATGGATTTTGTTCATAGCGGAAAATTGGGAAAGATACGCCTTGTTAAGGCTTGGGCTTATCAAGGTTGGATGAAGAGTATTCCGGTTCAGGCAGACGCTCCTGTTCCTACTGGAGTACATTATGATAAATGGTTGGGGCCAGCCCCAAAACGTGCGTTTAATCCCAATCGTTTTCACTTCAATTTCAGGTGGTATTGGGATTATGCGGGTGGCCTGATGACCGATTGGGGTGTACATATGTTGGATTATGCGCTCATCGGAATGAAAGTGTCAGATCCTGTTTCGGTAATGGCTGCTGGTGGTAAATTTGCTTATCCCGACGACGCCGCTGAAACACCAGATAGTCTAACAACGGTGTATGAGTTTGATGGATTTAATGTTCAATGGGAGCAGGCAACAGGTATAGATTTGGGCCCTTATCAGAAGACTCACGGTGTTGCTTTCATTGGTAATAATGGTACCTTGGTCGTTAATCGTGAAGGCTGGGAAGTTATTCCCGAGAAAGGACGAATGGACGCTGTCTCTTTCCAACGTTCACAGGACAATGGACTGGACAAGCATATGGTTAATTTCGTTGAAGCTGTTAGAAAGAAATCAGTAGAAGGTCTTCATGCTCCGATAGAAGCGGGGGCTCATATTGCGATATTCTCACAGATGGGAAATATTGCGTACCGTTCTAAAAAGAAATTGTTTTGGGACAAACAAAAGCGCAGTTTCAATGATAAAGATGCGGATGGGTACTTAGTGAAAGTTTATCATAATGGCTATAATCTGCCTAAAGTGTAA
- a CDS encoding DMT family transporter, with protein MKKSYLVLHTAVLLAGFTGVFGKLITLNQIPLVWFRVLLSTLILFVVLKLFKIERLKSTKDILNIARGGLLLTIHWIFFYGSIKFSNISIGVVCYCLTSFFTAILEPIINKKRFSAAQLMLSMLTLIGISLIFHFDSSYQMGIILGVISTIFAALYTIYNERLVKQYDSKLLNYYQMLSGTIVLGLGLPIFYYLFPTERFIPSFSDGIYLILLSLFCTVGLYVLFAESLKKLSAFTVNLSFNLEPIYSIIIAFLFFNEGKQVNASFYVGLAFVLVSVLLQTLRSIRNKT; from the coding sequence ATGAAAAAATCATATTTAGTACTTCATACCGCGGTACTGCTCGCAGGCTTCACCGGAGTTTTCGGCAAACTCATTACCCTCAATCAGATACCACTCGTGTGGTTTAGGGTTTTACTTTCAACACTTATTCTTTTCGTTGTCCTCAAATTATTCAAGATTGAGCGATTAAAATCGACAAAAGATATACTGAATATTGCAAGAGGTGGATTATTGCTCACCATCCATTGGATATTTTTCTATGGAAGTATCAAGTTTTCCAATATTTCCATTGGCGTAGTGTGCTATTGCCTGACCAGTTTTTTCACAGCCATTCTAGAACCTATCATCAATAAAAAAAGATTTAGTGCGGCGCAGCTGATGTTAAGCATGTTGACCTTGATCGGAATCAGTTTAATCTTTCATTTTGATAGCTCTTATCAAATGGGCATTATTTTGGGTGTAATTTCAACTATTTTCGCGGCCCTATATACCATCTACAATGAGCGATTGGTCAAACAATATGATAGTAAATTACTCAACTATTATCAAATGCTTAGTGGCACCATTGTATTGGGACTTGGACTGCCTATTTTCTATTATTTATTTCCCACCGAACGTTTTATACCAAGCTTTTCTGATGGGATCTATTTAATCTTGCTGTCTTTATTTTGTACGGTTGGTCTTTATGTTCTTTTTGCCGAATCACTCAAGAAGCTATCTGCATTTACGGTCAATTTGAGTTTCAATCTTGAGCCCATCTATTCGATTATCATTGCTTTTTTATTCTTCAACGAAGGCAAACAAGTCAATGCTTCCTTTTATGTGGGGCTCGCTTTTGTACTCGTTTCTGTTCTTCTTCAAACGCTGCGCTCTATCCGGAATAAAACTTAA
- a CDS encoding FAD-binding dehydrogenase — MQTVEQFKPDVIIIGAGLAGLTAAMEVTNAGKKVLLVDQETVENLGGQAYWSFGGLFLVNSSQQRRMGIKDSFELARQDWMGTAGFDREEDYWPRQWAEAYLKFATEEKAAYVAKLGIKLMFMVGWAERGDGSASGHGNSVPRFHVSWGTGTGVVKPFVDKAFAAQEKGLLRFCFRHRVTKLLTQDGAVIGIAGDVLEDDNKARGVATNRNILAAFEYYADQVVIASGGIGANHQLVRENWPERLGKAPVQMISGVPAYVDGKMIGIAEEVGAHMINRDRMWHYTEGIENWNPIWPMHGIRILPGPSSLWFDARGNRLPAPYLPGFDTLGTLRHLQETGFSYSWFILTQKIIKKEFALSGSEQNPDITNKDYRLFLKRIFGKNAPGPVEAFKEKGRDFIVSDNLKDLVARMNGLTGEDLLDYEAIKSQIEARDREVDNKFSKDTQVNYIRNTRNYLGDKLGRVAALHKILAPENGPLIAVRLHVLTRKTLGGLKTNLHSQVLTKDNKVIAGLYAAGEVAGFGGGGMHGYRALEGTFLGGCIFSGMKAGQHIARLAKAAST, encoded by the coding sequence ATGCAAACAGTTGAACAATTTAAACCTGATGTGATTATTATCGGAGCGGGTTTAGCAGGGCTTACAGCAGCAATGGAGGTTACCAATGCTGGTAAGAAAGTGCTTCTTGTGGATCAGGAGACAGTTGAAAATCTTGGTGGTCAGGCCTATTGGTCCTTTGGTGGGCTTTTTCTTGTCAATTCATCTCAACAACGTCGCATGGGTATCAAGGATTCTTTTGAACTGGCTCGGCAGGACTGGATGGGAACTGCAGGATTTGACCGCGAGGAGGATTATTGGCCGCGACAATGGGCAGAGGCCTACCTGAAATTTGCGACGGAAGAGAAGGCTGCTTACGTCGCTAAGCTCGGTATTAAGCTGATGTTTATGGTCGGTTGGGCTGAGCGCGGTGACGGATCGGCCTCGGGGCATGGTAATTCCGTTCCTAGATTTCATGTTAGTTGGGGGACTGGAACTGGCGTTGTGAAACCTTTTGTGGATAAAGCTTTTGCTGCGCAGGAAAAAGGTCTGCTGCGGTTTTGCTTTCGACATCGCGTGACAAAATTGCTAACGCAAGATGGCGCGGTCATCGGAATTGCGGGCGATGTTTTGGAAGATGATAACAAAGCAAGGGGTGTTGCTACCAACAGAAATATTCTTGCAGCGTTTGAATATTATGCAGATCAGGTCGTTATTGCTTCGGGAGGGATTGGAGCAAATCATCAATTGGTACGCGAAAATTGGCCTGAACGATTAGGGAAAGCACCAGTGCAAATGATTTCAGGTGTTCCCGCCTATGTCGATGGAAAAATGATTGGAATTGCCGAAGAGGTTGGGGCTCATATGATAAACCGCGATCGCATGTGGCATTATACGGAAGGGATTGAAAATTGGAATCCAATATGGCCTATGCACGGCATCCGTATCTTGCCTGGGCCGTCTTCATTGTGGTTTGATGCCCGCGGTAATAGGCTTCCAGCTCCTTATTTACCTGGATTTGATACCTTGGGTACACTCAGACACCTGCAAGAGACAGGCTTTTCTTATTCCTGGTTTATCCTGACACAGAAGATTATCAAAAAGGAGTTTGCTCTTTCAGGTTCAGAACAGAATCCGGATATCACCAACAAGGATTATAGGTTATTTTTGAAACGCATTTTTGGGAAAAATGCACCTGGACCAGTTGAGGCTTTTAAGGAAAAGGGACGTGATTTTATTGTTTCGGACAATCTAAAGGATCTCGTCGCTCGTATGAATGGTTTGACAGGGGAGGATCTATTGGATTATGAAGCGATTAAATCGCAAATTGAAGCGCGTGACCGGGAGGTCGATAATAAGTTTTCAAAGGACACGCAAGTAAATTATATTCGAAATACACGAAACTACCTTGGTGATAAATTAGGTCGAGTGGCAGCCCTCCATAAAATCCTGGCGCCGGAAAATGGACCGCTCATTGCGGTACGTCTCCATGTGTTGACGCGTAAAACCTTAGGCGGTCTCAAAACGAATCTCCATTCGCAAGTACTAACAAAGGATAACAAGGTGATAGCGGGTTTGTATGCAGCGGGCGAGGTAGCTGGATTTGGTGGTGGTGGCATGCATGGTTATCGAGCGTTAGAAGGCACTTTTTTGGGCGGTTGTATATTCTCAGGCATGAAAGCCGGACAACATATTGCGCGTTTGGCAAAGGCAGCATCTACCTAA
- a CDS encoding aldo/keto reductase, whose amino-acid sequence MEYRKLGKTDLELSAITYGAFAIGGNMWGGNEKNDSIDSVKASIDNGVTTLDTAPFYGFGLSEEMIGAAIQGYDRTKIQVLTKFGLVWDGSNQGKGEFFFDAEEAGKTIPVYKYASKASVIQEVENSLKRLRTDYIDLLQIHWPDSTTPISETMEALDLLLQQGKIRAAGVSNYSADQVSEARKTLNIASNQVGYSMLNRGIEQDLVPYAKENDLGIIVYSPMERGLLTGKYFNTGKLKENDHRNGYFQQFDLAKVKTFLDTISPIAANKGVTLSQLVLRWTSLQPAITVVLAGARNAEQAIANAQAIDITLTAEELSFINLALAKI is encoded by the coding sequence ATGGAATACAGAAAATTAGGAAAAACAGATTTAGAATTGTCAGCAATTACTTATGGAGCTTTTGCAATTGGCGGTAACATGTGGGGCGGAAATGAAAAGAACGATTCTATTGATTCTGTGAAAGCATCGATCGACAACGGTGTCACTACGTTAGACACAGCCCCGTTTTATGGCTTCGGTTTGAGTGAAGAAATGATCGGTGCGGCAATTCAAGGTTATGATCGGACCAAAATACAGGTATTGACCAAATTTGGTTTGGTATGGGACGGTAGTAACCAAGGAAAAGGTGAATTTTTCTTTGACGCAGAAGAAGCTGGTAAAACTATTCCAGTTTATAAATATGCATCAAAAGCTAGTGTAATTCAGGAAGTAGAGAATAGCCTAAAACGCCTACGCACCGACTATATCGATCTACTACAGATTCACTGGCCAGATAGTACAACTCCGATTTCCGAAACGATGGAAGCCTTGGATCTTCTTTTACAACAAGGTAAGATTCGTGCTGCCGGCGTCAGCAATTATAGCGCTGACCAAGTTTCAGAAGCACGAAAAACCCTCAATATAGCGAGTAATCAAGTTGGTTACAGCATGCTGAACCGAGGTATCGAACAGGACCTTGTTCCTTACGCAAAGGAAAATGATCTGGGTATCATTGTATATAGCCCTATGGAGCGTGGTTTGTTAACCGGTAAATATTTCAATACGGGTAAATTAAAAGAAAACGATCACCGCAATGGTTATTTCCAACAATTTGATCTGGCCAAGGTAAAGACCTTCTTGGATACCATCAGTCCAATTGCCGCAAACAAAGGTGTCACGCTTTCTCAATTGGTATTACGCTGGACTAGTTTACAGCCGGCGATCACTGTGGTCTTGGCAGGTGCCCGAAATGCAGAGCAGGCCATCGCAAATGCGCAGGCCATCGACATCACGCTTACCGCAGAAGAACTATCCTTTATCAATCTTGCATTAGCAAAAATTTAA
- a CDS encoding cyclase family protein, translating into MKKFNQLTVLLMGVLSLTALQSNAQNKTLLVDPTDSTWHHAAYGKNDEIGAANLISQELVLQSLKLVKKGKTVPLAVPVNKQLPAFRHRSFNLYNIQPGEQAGATLGPNKFTFNDELVNAWTGVGTQLNGIGHIGINNIYYNGNKAQDFVTVEGVKKLGIEKVPPLVTRAIVLDMTAYYGKDIVQGGTEFTVEAIQSVLKKQGITIKKGDIVLFNTGWLELIGNNNQQFLETEPGIGMDAAKWLADQGIVAFGGDTWASEVYPNPNTNEEFPINQFLLAKRGIYNLELIDTRPLVKEKVWEFLFVLGQPLYVGSTQVNVNPVAIY; encoded by the coding sequence ATGAAAAAATTCAATCAGTTGACAGTACTCCTCATGGGGGTACTGTCACTCACAGCATTGCAAAGCAATGCGCAAAATAAAACACTGCTGGTAGACCCAACAGATAGTACATGGCATCATGCTGCTTATGGTAAGAACGACGAGATCGGAGCTGCCAATTTAATATCACAAGAATTGGTGCTACAGTCATTAAAACTTGTCAAAAAGGGAAAAACTGTCCCTCTTGCTGTCCCTGTAAACAAACAGCTTCCAGCTTTCCGCCACCGTAGTTTTAACTTGTATAATATACAACCCGGAGAACAGGCTGGTGCAACACTTGGTCCCAATAAATTCACTTTCAACGACGAATTGGTAAATGCCTGGACCGGTGTCGGCACCCAATTGAACGGTATTGGACATATCGGAATCAACAATATCTACTACAATGGCAACAAAGCGCAGGATTTTGTTACGGTAGAAGGCGTTAAAAAACTTGGAATAGAAAAAGTCCCACCACTGGTAACCCGTGCTATTGTTTTGGATATGACAGCCTATTATGGAAAAGATATCGTTCAAGGTGGTACAGAATTTACCGTTGAAGCCATTCAATCGGTATTAAAAAAACAAGGGATCACGATCAAAAAAGGTGACATCGTCTTATTCAACACAGGTTGGTTAGAATTGATCGGCAACAACAACCAACAGTTCCTGGAAACTGAACCCGGTATCGGTATGGATGCAGCAAAATGGCTAGCAGATCAAGGTATCGTTGCTTTTGGTGGTGACACGTGGGCATCTGAAGTATATCCAAACCCCAATACCAACGAGGAATTTCCAATCAATCAGTTTTTATTGGCCAAACGTGGCATATACAATCTTGAATTAATCGACACACGCCCCTTGGTAAAAGAAAAAGTCTGGGAATTTCTATTTGTCCTTGGACAGCCCTTATATGTAGGATCCACACAGGTCAATGTCAATCCAGTAGCGATCTATTAA
- a CDS encoding Gfo/Idh/MocA family protein → MENPKIVWGIIGCGDVTEKKSGPAFNQINNSQLMAVMRRDAAKAADYAMRHQVPLWYSDADDLLDNIDVNAIYVATPPSSHLAYALSALRKGKSVYVEKPVTLNAIEAEALLAEVKNRNGKLVVAHYRRQLPLFLKVKELVENGEIGQLRTVQLRLWQSRTPDLVTKSGGDWRTDPAVSGGGYFFDLAPHQLDLMLYFFGMPISYNGFSLIQDKDSAVADQTTGTILFNNQLVFNGSWCFNVAKENQVDSCEIVGSLGRICFSIFGNSVVIKTGDGEQEFRFDHPENIQLPMISRAVEYFSGIGPNPSPIEEALVLMQIIDNFSTIRQ, encoded by the coding sequence ATGGAAAATCCTAAAATAGTATGGGGTATCATCGGCTGTGGTGATGTCACAGAAAAAAAAAGCGGACCTGCGTTTAATCAGATAAATAATAGTCAGCTAATGGCTGTCATGCGAAGAGATGCGGCGAAAGCTGCTGATTATGCTATGCGACATCAGGTACCCCTATGGTATTCAGACGCTGACGATTTGCTCGATAATATCGATGTCAATGCGATTTATGTCGCAACGCCACCGTCCTCTCATCTCGCGTATGCACTATCAGCCCTGCGTAAAGGGAAATCTGTTTATGTTGAAAAGCCCGTTACGTTAAATGCGATAGAAGCGGAAGCATTATTGGCGGAAGTAAAAAACAGGAACGGGAAATTGGTTGTTGCGCATTACCGTAGACAATTGCCTTTGTTTCTAAAGGTTAAAGAGCTTGTTGAAAACGGTGAAATTGGCCAGCTAAGGACGGTGCAACTCCGTTTATGGCAAAGCAGAACGCCCGACCTGGTAACTAAAAGTGGCGGAGATTGGCGTACTGATCCTGCTGTTTCGGGCGGCGGCTACTTTTTTGATTTAGCCCCCCATCAATTGGATTTGATGCTCTATTTTTTTGGAATGCCGATTTCATATAATGGTTTTAGTTTAATTCAGGACAAGGACAGTGCTGTTGCCGATCAGACCACAGGGACCATTTTATTTAATAACCAGCTTGTTTTTAATGGAAGTTGGTGTTTTAATGTTGCCAAAGAAAATCAGGTAGACAGTTGTGAAATTGTTGGAAGCCTTGGTCGTATTTGTTTTTCCATTTTTGGAAATTCAGTTGTTATCAAAACAGGGGATGGAGAGCAGGAATTCAGATTTGACCATCCCGAAAATATTCAATTGCCGATGATCTCGCGTGCGGTAGAGTATTTCAGCGGCATTGGGCCAAATCCATCTCCGATTGAGGAAGCCTTGGTCCTGATGCAGATCATCGATAACTTTTCGACAATAAGGCAATAA
- a CDS encoding YdeI/OmpD-associated family protein — protein MFAFEAQLEIIGINPFVFVPADILENLFKDAGMNKGYIPVKGKVNEKDYVQTLLRFKGEWRLYINTVILANSPKRIGETLTITIAFDPEDRTILPHPELEAAFALNKDALKVFDGLSPSKQKEIIRYISNLKTADSRRKNIERAIGFLLGKNRFVGREKP, from the coding sequence ATGTTTGCCTTTGAAGCACAATTGGAAATTATCGGTATCAATCCTTTTGTTTTTGTTCCTGCTGATATTCTGGAAAACCTATTTAAGGATGCGGGAATGAACAAAGGTTATATTCCTGTGAAGGGAAAAGTTAATGAAAAAGATTATGTTCAGACCTTGCTGCGATTTAAGGGGGAGTGGAGACTGTACATTAACACGGTTATATTGGCGAACTCGCCGAAACGAATCGGCGAGACCTTAACCATAACAATCGCTTTTGATCCGGAAGACCGGACTATTTTGCCTCATCCAGAACTCGAAGCAGCATTTGCGCTAAATAAGGATGCACTAAAGGTGTTTGATGGATTGTCTCCATCAAAGCAAAAGGAAATTATCCGTTATATTTCTAACTTAAAAACTGCGGATAGTCGAAGAAAAAACATCGAAAGGGCGATCGGTTTTCTATTGGGTAAAAATCGATTTGTGGGGCGTGAAAAGCCCTAA
- a CDS encoding aldo/keto reductase encodes MPYRRCGKSGILLPAISLGLWQNFGETDIQAVFRKTLVTAFDHGITHFDLANNYGPPPGSAEENFGHILRSDFVGYRDELLISTKAGYTMWPGPYGDWGSRKYLMASLHQSLKRMKLDYVDIFYHHRPDPNTPLEETMVALRDIVHQGKACYVGLSNYPPDLAQKAAALLRAMGTPCLIHQPKYSMLVRTPEEGLLDVLQAEGIGAIAFSPLAQGLLTNKYLGGIPADSRASKEHFLKSDMITAELMEKIDRLNNLAIQRGQTLAQMAIAWLLKDERVSSVLVGARNSEQLVDSLQALDRLDFTADELALIDAILKYN; translated from the coding sequence ATGCCCTACAGACGCTGTGGGAAGAGTGGTATTCTCCTGCCAGCCATTTCATTGGGGCTTTGGCAAAATTTTGGCGAAACTGATATTCAAGCTGTATTCCGCAAAACTTTGGTGACCGCTTTTGATCACGGGATTACCCATTTTGACCTTGCCAATAATTATGGTCCGCCTCCGGGAAGTGCAGAAGAGAACTTTGGACATATATTGCGTAGCGATTTTGTGGGCTATCGTGATGAACTTTTAATTTCCACTAAAGCGGGGTATACCATGTGGCCGGGCCCGTATGGTGACTGGGGAAGTCGTAAATATTTGATGGCCAGCTTACACCAAAGCTTAAAACGGATGAAGCTCGATTATGTCGATATATTTTACCATCATCGACCGGATCCGAATACACCGTTGGAAGAGACGATGGTCGCATTGCGAGATATTGTTCATCAAGGAAAGGCCTGCTATGTGGGTTTGTCCAATTATCCTCCTGATCTTGCTCAGAAAGCTGCTGCGTTATTGCGTGCAATGGGGACACCATGCCTTATTCATCAGCCTAAATATTCGATGTTGGTGCGGACGCCCGAGGAAGGGCTTTTGGATGTGCTGCAGGCAGAAGGAATCGGAGCGATCGCTTTCTCTCCTTTGGCACAGGGACTGTTGACCAATAAATACCTAGGTGGCATTCCGGCAGATTCGCGCGCTTCGAAAGAGCATTTTTTGAAAAGTGACATGATCACTGCTGAATTGATGGAGAAGATAGACCGGTTGAATAATCTGGCGATACAAAGAGGCCAAACATTGGCTCAAATGGCAATTGCATGGTTGTTGAAAGATGAACGTGTAAGCTCCGTTTTGGTAGGGGCCAGAAATAGTGAGCAACTGGTTGATTCACTCCAGGCCCTGGACAGGCTAGACTTTACGGCGGATGAATTGGCACTTATTGATGCTATTCTGAAGTATAATTAA
- a CDS encoding sensor histidine kinase translates to MIGRFFRKFYLHIVIWTILLLLPFITYLYQPDKIADFKPYSALSHLVNIVFLATHFYLHCYVVAPTYFFGRRKIFVLLMALGFATYVALNYCIVYFNPDGELAHLTKENILFVRLVIGPGIIYSLCMITSSMIFLYDEQARQKELNKQIALEKTTAELTMLKLQISPHFLFNTLNNIRWLIRKQSPDSEDTIVKLSEMLRYILYEVDGPKVELFKEIDHMRNFIALQTLRLPIQGNVALDIEDRVKNRMIPPLLFIHFVENAFKYGVDSKNEPQIQFQFQETPGGIMFLSRNSILQHTEPRPNEGIGLTNVRRRLQLLYPNRHDLRIGKTDAGDFEVTLKLMTDED, encoded by the coding sequence ATGATCGGCAGATTCTTCAGAAAATTCTATTTACATATTGTCATCTGGACCATATTACTGCTTTTGCCCTTTATTACGTACCTCTACCAGCCGGATAAAATCGCGGATTTCAAGCCTTATTCGGCATTATCGCATTTAGTAAATATTGTATTCCTGGCTACTCATTTTTACTTGCACTGCTACGTTGTTGCACCCACCTATTTTTTTGGCCGTAGAAAGATCTTTGTACTATTAATGGCGCTTGGATTTGCCACCTATGTAGCGCTGAACTACTGTATAGTATATTTTAATCCAGATGGGGAGCTCGCTCATCTGACCAAGGAAAATATTCTTTTCGTACGATTAGTTATCGGCCCGGGCATTATTTACTCACTCTGTATGATCACCTCTTCGATGATCTTTCTCTACGATGAGCAAGCCCGACAAAAGGAGCTCAACAAACAGATTGCGCTTGAAAAAACAACGGCAGAACTAACGATGTTAAAACTTCAGATCAGCCCGCATTTCCTATTCAATACGCTCAATAATATCCGTTGGCTCATTCGTAAACAATCACCAGATTCCGAAGACACTATTGTTAAGTTGTCCGAAATGCTACGCTACATACTTTACGAAGTAGACGGCCCCAAAGTCGAACTTTTTAAAGAGATCGACCATATGCGCAATTTTATCGCCTTACAGACCCTTCGTCTTCCTATCCAAGGAAATGTAGCACTAGATATCGAAGACAGGGTCAAAAACAGAATGATCCCTCCATTACTCTTCATCCATTTTGTGGAAAATGCATTCAAGTATGGTGTGGACAGCAAAAATGAACCACAGATACAGTTTCAATTTCAGGAGACTCCAGGTGGCATTATGTTTTTATCCCGAAATAGCATTTTACAACATACGGAACCGCGTCCAAACGAAGGGATAGGACTGACCAATGTACGCAGACGATTACAATTATTGTATCCCAACCGACATGACCTCAGGATCGGAAAAACCGATGCTGGAGATTTCGAAGTGACTTTAAAACTGATGACCGATGAAGATTAA
- a CDS encoding LytR/AlgR family response regulator transcription factor → MKIKCILIDDEPFALNILEDDLLNFEQIEVARKFNATAEAEDYLKDHAIDLIFLDIEMPDQLGTQFIRELTPRPLVIFTTAYHQYAVEGFELNAVDYLLKPISKERLAAAVRKVEEGMLLRAKQLPEQDHIIVNVEYKKTKIFLHEISYIEGLKDYVKIYLVDRESPLLTRSNLRGMEKILPTVDFLRIHNSFIVNKNRIEQVGQSKLTLPETALPIGKKYIKNIEQFI, encoded by the coding sequence ATGAAGATTAAATGTATACTAATCGATGACGAACCCTTCGCGCTCAACATTTTAGAAGACGACTTATTGAATTTTGAGCAAATCGAAGTCGCCCGTAAATTTAATGCGACGGCCGAAGCTGAAGACTATTTAAAAGATCACGCTATCGATCTGATTTTTCTGGATATTGAAATGCCCGATCAATTGGGTACGCAGTTTATTCGCGAACTCACTCCCCGTCCCTTAGTTATCTTTACCACGGCCTATCACCAATATGCTGTTGAAGGTTTCGAGCTAAATGCCGTAGATTATCTGCTTAAACCCATTTCAAAAGAACGACTCGCAGCCGCAGTCCGAAAAGTGGAAGAAGGTATGCTGCTCCGTGCAAAACAGCTACCCGAACAGGATCATATTATCGTCAATGTAGAATACAAAAAGACGAAAATTTTTCTCCATGAAATCAGCTACATCGAAGGCTTGAAAGACTATGTGAAAATATACCTGGTCGACCGTGAATCGCCACTTCTTACGCGCAGCAACCTCCGAGGGATGGAAAAAATATTACCTACAGTCGATTTTCTACGCATACATAATTCCTTTATTGTCAACAAAAATCGTATTGAACAGGTCGGTCAAAGCAAACTCACCTTACCCGAAACTGCCCTTCCTATTGGTAAAAAATATATTAAAAATATCGAACAGTTTATCTAA